The following are from one region of the Salmo trutta chromosome 20, fSalTru1.1, whole genome shotgun sequence genome:
- the LOC115155842 gene encoding importin subunit alpha-4-like — MAENAGLDNHRIKSFKNKGRDVETMRRHRNDVTVELRKNKRDEHLLKKRNVPQEDSLEDSDFDSDFKGQNVTLEAILQNATSDNAVVQLSAVQAARKLLSSDRNPPIDDLIKSGILPILVKCLERDDNPSLQFEAAWALTNIASGTSQQTQAVVKSNAVPLFLRLLQSPHHNVCEQAVWALGNIIGDGPQCRDYVISLGVVKPLLSFINPSIPITFLRNVTWVIVNLCRNKDPPPPMETVQELLPALCVLIYHTDINILVDTVWALSYLTDGGNEQIQMVIDSGVVPFLVPLLSHQEVKVQTAALRAVGNIVTGTDEQTQVVLNCDVLSHFPNLLTHPKEKINKEAVWFLSNITAGNQQQVQAVIDAGLVPLIIHQLAKGDFGTQKEAAWAISNLTISGRKDQVEYLVQQNVIPPFCSLLSVKDSQVVQVVLDGLKNVLIMAGDEASTIAEIIEESGGLEKIENLQQHENEDIYKLAFEIIDQYFSGDDIDEDPSLIPEATQGGTFNFDPASNLQTKEFKF; from the exons ATGGCAGAAAACGCCGGCTTGGATAACCACCGTATCAAGAGCTTCAAAAACAAGGGACGCGATGTCGAG ACTATGAGAAGACATCGAAATGACGTGACAGTCGAGCTGAGGAAG AACAAACGAGATGAGCATCTCCTGAAGAAGAGGAATGTCCCACAGGAGGACAGTCTGGAGGACTCCGACTTCGACTCCGACTTCAAAGGG CAAAACGTCACGCTAGAGGCCATCTTACAG aacGCCACCAGTGATAATGCCGTGGTCCAGCTTAGTGCCGTACAGGCTGCCAG AAAACTCCTCTCCAGTGACAGAAACCCTCCCATTGATGACTTGATAAAGTCTGGCATCCTGCCCATCTTAGTCAAATGTCTGGAGAGAGACGACAA TCCGTCTCTTCAGTTTGAGGCAGCCTGGGCCCTGACCAACATAGCGTCTGGCACGTCACAACAGACCCAGGCTGTGGTCAAGTCCA ATGCTGTTCCCCTGTTTCTGAGGCTGCTCCAATCTCCCCATCACAATGTGTGTGAACAGGCCGTGTGGGCGCTAGGCAACATCATAG GCGACGGGCCACAGTGCAGGGATTACGTTATCTCCCTGGGCGTGGTCAAGCCCCTGCTGTCCTTCATTAACCCCTCCATCCCCATCACCTTCCTCCGTAACGTCACCTGGGTCATCGTCAACCTCTGCCGCAACAAGGACCCACCGCCCCCCATGGAGACAGTACAGGAG CTTCTCCCAGCGCTGTGTGTTCTTATATACCACACAGATATAAAT ATCCTTGTGGACACGGTGTGGGCTCTGTCCTACCTGACAGACGGTGGGAACGAGCAGATTCAGATGGTGATAGACTCTGGCGTGGTCCCCTTCCTTGTCCCCCTGCTCAGCCACCAGGAGGTCAAAGTTCAG ACGGCTGCTCTGAGGGCGGTGGGTAACATTGTGACTGGGACAGACGAGCAGACACAGGTGGTGCTCAACTGTGACGTCCTCTCCCACTTCCCCAACCTGCTCACACACCCCAAAGAAAAGATCAACAAG GAAGCAGTGTGGTTCTTGTCCAATATCACGGCTGGGAACCAGCAGCAGGTTCAGGCAGTGATCGACGCAGGACTCGTCCCCTTGATCATCCACCAACTGGCCAAG GGGGACTTTGGCACTCAGAAGGAGGCAGCATGGGCCATCAGCAACCTCACCATCAGCGGCAGGAAAGACCAG GTGGAGTACCTGGTGCAGCAGAATGTGATCCCTCCGTTCTGCAGCCTGCTGTCAGTGAAGGACTCCCAGGTGGTCCAGGTGGTCCTGGACGGCCTCAAGAACGTCCTCATCATGGCTGGAGACGAGGCCAGCACCATCGCTGAGATCATAGAGGagtctggag GTCTGGAGAAGATAGAGAATCTGCAGCAACATGAGAATGAGGACATCTACAAACTAGCCTTCGAGATCATCGACCAGTACTTCTCAGGCGACGAT ATTGATGAGGATCCCAGTTTAATTCCTGAAGCCACCCAAGGGGGGACCTTCAACTTTGACCCCGCCTCCAACCTGCAGACGAAGGAGTTCAAGTTCTAG